From Alosa sapidissima isolate fAloSap1 chromosome 2, fAloSap1.pri, whole genome shotgun sequence, one genomic window encodes:
- the dcbld2 gene encoding discoidin, CUB and LCCL domain-containing protein 2 has translation MDASVMVGRGTGGATVLFILAIGILLSARSSRAQKGDGCGHTVLGRSSGSVSSLGYPQWLRSDSVCEWEITVDTKHTVQIRVADLNVQPHDCQITYLRIYNGIGPHRSELVKLCGKDLQIPELIRTHGNQVTIQFMSGPHSNGRGFFLSYSTDEHPDLISCLDKGVNFTEAEFSKFCPAGCLTGFGEVSGTVPHGYRDSSVLCLAGIHAGVVSNVEGGQINVVSSKGIPHYDSTLANNVTSVTGALSSSLFTFKTSGCYGTLGLESGVVRDTQLSASSVWAWHHGNGLGEESDSGDAQQQWGATGARLKKAGFPWAADDADQQQWIQVDLKREKRITGIITTGSTLPEFQFYVSAYRVLYSHDGQDWSTYQDANSMQEKIFQGNTNYFQEVRNNFIPPIEARYMRISPAQWHQRITLKLELLGCQPPTVWPRVNNPALPPPKLSTQRPLLELSTHTPEIRNNTMPPHTGHDVALAAVLVPVLVMLLTALLLAVVCSWHWKNRKNPEVTYDLPHWDRTVWWKSMKQLLPSKLSEGEECVRYSSSSEVSRLRANQGIHTEPAEYAQPLVGGVMTSLGVRSTFKPEEGEEPPYDSPLTPDLLCHAYAEPLPASGAEYATPIVIDMANHQSGGPVVFAGRAHLARTDSGQSAGSLYDTPKTTPGQATPSEGQAYQVPQNSSQNASGVS, from the exons ATGGACGCGTCGGTAATGGTGGGGCGAGGAACCGGTGGGGCCACCGTTCTCTTCATCCTCGCGATCGGCATCCTCCTCAGCGCAAGAAGTTCGCGAGCACAGAAAG GTGACGGCTGTGGTCACACCGTGCTTGGCCGCAGCAGCGGGAGTGTGTCATCGCTGGGTTACCCCCAGTGGCTGCGCAgcgacagtgtgtgtgagtgggagatCACCGTGGACACCAAACACACCGTCCAGATCCGAGTGGCCGACCTGAACGTCCAGCCCCACGACTGCCAGATCACCTACCTCAGAATCTACAACGGTATCGGTCCACACAGATCAGAGCTCg TGAAGCTTTGTGGGAAGGATCTGCAGATTCCTGAGCTGATCCGTACCCACGGCAACCAGGTGACTATCCAGTTCATGAGTGGACCACACAGCAATGGGCGGGGCTTCTTCCTGTCATACTCCACTGACGAGCACCCAG ATTTGATTTCCTGTCTGGACAAAGGAGTAAACTTCACTGAGGCTGAATTCAG taagtTCTGTCCAGCTGGCTGCCTGACTGGTTTTGGGGAAGTCTCTGGCACTGTGCCCCATGGTTACCGAGAT tcCTCAGTGCTGTGTCTGGCTGGTATTCATGCTGGCGTTGTGTCCAATGTGGAGGGAGGACAGATCAACGTGGTCAGCAGCAAAGGCATCCCTCATTACGACAGTACACTGGCCAACAACGTCACCTCTGTCAC TGGTGCGTTGTCCTCCAGTCTCTTCACCTTCAAGACAAGTG GTTGCTATGGCACCCTTGGTCTCGAGTCGGGTGTGGTCAGAGACACACAGTTGTCTGCCTCCTCTGTTTGGGCTTGGCACCATGGCAACGGCCTAGGCGAGGAGAGTGACAGCGGAGATGCCCAACAGCAGTGGGGGGCCACGGGGGCCCGCCTTAAAAAGGCGGGGTTTCCATGGGCAGCAGATGATGCTGACCAACAGCAGTGGATCCAGGTGGacctgaagagagagaaaagaatcaCAG GAATCATCACCACTGGCTCCACCCTCCCAGAGTTCCAGTTCTATGTGTCGGCCTATCGCGTGCTCTACAGCCATGACGGACAGGACTGGAGCACCTATCAGGACGCCAACTCCATGCAGGAAAAG ATTTTCCAAGGCAACACAAACTATTTCCAGGAAGTGCGCAACAACTTCATCCCACCAATCGAGGCGCGGTACATGAGGATAAGCCCCGCCCAGTGGCACCAGAGGATCACGCTGAAGTTGGAGCTCCTGGGGTGCCAGCCCCCTACAG TGTGGCCACGAGTCAACAACCCGGCCCTGCCTCCCCCGAAACTCAGCACACAGCGCCCCCTGCTGgagctcagcacacacacaccagagatccGCAACAACACCATGCCCCCACACACAGGAcacg acgttgccctAGCAGCAGTGCTGGTGCCGGTGTTGGTGATGCTACTGACTGCTCTGCTTCTGGCGGTTGTGTGCAGCTGGCATTGGAAGAACAG GAAGAACCCTGAGGTGACCTATGACCTGCCACACTGGGATCgcacag tcTGGTGGAAGAGCATGAAGCAGCTGCTCCCCTCTAAGCTGTCGGAGGGGGAGGAGTGTGTCAGGTACAGCAGCTCCAGTGAGGTCAGCCGTCTCCGCGCCAACCAGGGAATACACACTGAAcccgcag agTACGCCCAGCCTCTGGTTGGCGGGGTCATGACCTCTCTGGGGGTCAGGTCAACCTTCAAGCCCGAGGAAGGGGAGGAGCCTCCCTATGACTCacctctgacccctgaccttctGTGCCACGCCTACGCCGAGCCCCTTCCGGCCTCCGGTGCTGAGTACGCCACCCCCATCGTGATTGACATGGCCAACCACCAGTCAGGAGGCCCTGTGGTGTTCGCGGGGCGGGCCCATCTTGCACGGACAGACAGTGGCCAGTCAGCGGGCTCCCTCTATGACACGCCCAAAACCACGCCTGGTCAGGCAACGCCCAGTGAAGGACAGGCCTATCAGGTGCCACAGAACAGCTCCCAGAATGCATCAGGGGTCAGCTGA
- the tmem30c gene encoding transmembrane protein 30C: protein MGKVKPTGPLSRRPDNSAFKQQRLPAWSPALSAHTLLPLFYGLAVLCFLLGTWLLVTVQNTHEIKVDYTSKGTCEKCYELRKHRGNATVRCTCQVEFDIPENITGDVFLYYGLVNFHQNLRLYMDSRDDAQMVGRKNKLKSPSSYCKPFDMVGGVPIAPCGAIANSKFNDSFTLRYQGTDVPLFRKGISWYTDENVKFRNPPTNDTFNLKQAFEGTAPPVYWQKPVYELDPLDPNNNGFINEDLIVWMREAAFPNFKKLYGVLNRSRPPFLQGLPAGIYTVDIDYNFPVEHFRGRKQVVLSTVTWFGGKNHFLPIAYLVTGALVLITAAALTAVYWKVGKDGQNMKEL, encoded by the exons ATGGGCAAGGTGAAGCCCACGGGGCCGTTGTCACGGCGACCGGATAACTCTGCGTTCAAGCAGCAGCGGCTGCCGGCCTGGTCTCCGGCGctcagcgcacacacactgctgccgcTCTTCTACGGCCTGGCCGTCCTGTGCTTCCTGCTGGGCACCTGGCTCCTCGTCACTGTCCAGAACACGCACGAGATCAAG gTGGATTATACCAGTAAGGGCACGTGTGAAAAGTGCTACGAGTTACGGAAGCACCGTGGAAATGCCACAGTACGATGTACCTGTCAGGTGGAGTTTGACATCCCGGAGAACATTACG GGGGACGTGTTCCTCTACTACGGCCTGGTCAACTTCCACCAGAACCTCCGCCTCTACATGGACTCCAGAGATGACGCTCAGATGGTGGGCAGGAAGAACAAACTGAAG tccccCAGTTCATACTGTAAGCCGTTTGATATGGTGGGTGGTGTTCCCATTGCCCCTTGTGGAGCCATTGCCAACAGCAAGTTTAACG acTCGTTTACTCTGCGCTACCAGGGGACGGATGTCCCTCTGTTCAGGAAGGGTATCAGCTGGTACACCGACGAGAACGTCAAGTTCCGCAACCCCCCCACGAACGACACGTTCAACCTCAAACAGGCCTTCGAGG gtaCCGCTCCACCTGTTTACTGGCAGAAGCCAGTGTATGAGCTGGACCCGCTGGACCCCAACAACAACGGCTTCATAAACGAGGACCTGATCGTGTGGATGCGCGAGGCCGCCTTCCCCAACTTCAAGAAGCTCTACGGGGTCCTCAACCGCTCACGACCACCGTTCCTACAGGGCCTTCCCGCCGGGATATACACCGTGGACATAGACTACA ACTTCCCGGTGGAGCACTTCCGGGGCAGGAAGCAGGTGGTGCTGTCGACGGTCACCTGGTTCGGGGGGAAGAATCACTTCCTGCCCATCGCCTACCTGGTGACCGGAGCCCTGGTCCTCATCACCGCCGCGGCCCTCACGGCCGTCTACTGGAAAGTGGGCAAGGATGGACAGAACATGAAGGAActgtga